The DNA segment TCGCGCGCGGCATGGAAGGACATCCCCTCGTGGAGCCTCGTGACGCTGCAGGACCTCGCGATCCCGGCCGACTCCATGCGGTTCATGTCGGCGCGCGCGAAGTCGACGACGGTCGAGATCGAGGCCTCGCACGCGGTCTCGGTCTCGGCGCCCGACGCGGTGGCGAGCCTTATCCAGGAGGCTGCGCTCGCCACGGCCGGCGCGCTCCAGACCGTCGGCTGAGCCGAATCCGAACGCTCCGACGAGGGAGCCTTCAGCGGGCCGAGCGCCCGCAGGAGGCTCCTTCGTGCGTTCGGCGCCGAGCCCGAGCCATCCATCACGCATCGGAGGATTCCAGCAATGCTCATCCCGTTCCAGCTCCCGCTCTGGGCGGAACTCCTCGCCGTCGGCCTCGGCGCGCTCCAGGGCGCGATGTTCGCCGGCGCGTTCAGGCACCGCCGCATCGACATGCTCGGAGTGGTCATCATCGGCATCGGGGTGGCGCTCGGGGGAGCCTCCTGCGCGACCTGCTGCTCGACACGCTCCCGGCGGTGTTCCGAAGCAGTTGGTACGTGTTCGTCGCGGCGGCTGCGGCACTCCTCGGCATGGCCGTCGAACGGACGCTCTCACGCGGGCACGCCGCGATCGACGCGCTCGACGCCGTCGTGATCGGGCTCTTCGGCGCGATCGGCACGTCGAAGGCGCTCGCGGCCGGCCTCCCGGCGCTGCCCGCGATCGCCGTCGGCATCCTCTCGGCGGTCGGCGGGTCGATCCTCCGCGACGTCTCGATGGGGCTTCCGATCGCGTTCCTGCACGTCGGCTCGTTCTATGCCCTCGCCGCGGGTGCCGGGAGCACACTGCTCGTCGTGCTCGTCGCCTGGGGCGTGGACGTCCCGCTCGCAGCCGCCGCGGGTGTCGCGCTCACGGCGGGCGTTCGCCTCGCCTCGATGCGCTTCGGCTGGACCGTCCCCGAGCAGCGGGGGTTCGTCCCGAGGACGCCGCCGCCCCGCCGCCCGAAGCGCGAGCGGCGGCGATTCGACGAGGGAGCGGACGCGCGATGGAGGGAGGCGTTGCAGCGTGTGAACGACGTGCGCCGCTACGGCGGCTGAC comes from the Agromyces protaetiae genome and includes:
- a CDS encoding trimeric intracellular cation channel family protein — translated: MFRSSWYVFVAAAAALLGMAVERTLSRGHAAIDALDAVVIGLFGAIGTSKALAAGLPALPAIAVGILSAVGGSILRDVSMGLPIAFLHVGSFYALAAGAGSTLLVVLVAWGVDVPLAAAAGVALTAGVRLASMRFGWTVPEQRGFVPRTPPPRRPKRERRRFDEGADARWREALQRVNDVRRYGG